A section of the Quatrionicoccus australiensis genome encodes:
- the nudC gene encoding NAD(+) diphosphatase produces the protein MSKTGYWILRSEHRLLTLVDTVFPFGPAGAFGDPDNALYVGELHGQPCHAVDLAELPEMPGAEPTPLRAIFQLAGPEIFALAGRATQLLDWQANHRFCGKCGTPTEKKDSELAMHCPHCGLLAYPRLSPAIMVLVRDGDKLLLGRSPHFKPGVFSALAGFVEPGETLEECAAREVREEVGIEITNLRYFSSQPWPFPNSLMIAFFADYAGGEITPDPAEIEAAEWFAPDALPILPDPISISRRLIDAAQRPA, from the coding sequence TTTCCGTTCGGCCCGGCCGGCGCCTTCGGCGACCCGGACAACGCCCTTTACGTCGGCGAATTGCACGGCCAGCCCTGCCATGCGGTCGACCTTGCCGAATTGCCGGAAATGCCCGGCGCCGAGCCGACGCCGCTGCGCGCCATCTTCCAGCTGGCCGGGCCGGAAATCTTCGCCCTGGCCGGGCGCGCCACGCAATTGCTCGACTGGCAGGCCAACCACCGCTTCTGCGGCAAGTGCGGCACGCCGACCGAAAAGAAGGACAGCGAACTGGCGATGCACTGCCCGCACTGTGGCCTGCTTGCCTATCCGCGCCTGTCGCCGGCAATCATGGTGCTGGTGCGCGACGGCGACAAGCTGCTGCTCGGGCGCAGTCCGCATTTCAAGCCGGGCGTGTTCAGCGCCCTGGCCGGTTTTGTCGAACCGGGCGAGACGCTCGAAGAATGCGCCGCGCGCGAGGTGCGCGAAGAGGTCGGCATCGAGATCACCAACCTGCGCTATTTCTCCAGCCAGCCCTGGCCGTTTCCCAATTCATTAATGATCGCCTTCTTTGCCGATTACGCGGGCGGCGAAATCACGCCCGATCCGGCCGAAATCGAAGCGGCAGAGTGGTTTGCGCCCGATGCGCTGCCCATCCTGCCGGATCCGATCAGCATCTCGCGCCGCCTGATCGACGCGGCGCAGCGCCCGGCTTAA
- a CDS encoding dinitrogenase iron-molybdenum cofactor biosynthesis protein has translation MDQRTMPITQEAALRVALASRAMPNVTLPRLIALLQSHLGEQIDTDNLRAITVTNLKTGLGSMDGEEDDEDMGIGIDAMKLAVRILWGEVQDDENLPQAEPYADGDIPDSLRVAIASDSGNELNGHFGSCLRYLVYQVSATESRLIGVRSALEADFAEDKNLFRCQLIGDCHVLYVVSIGGPAAAKVIRADIFPIKLPNGGPALEVIGRFQQALADSPPPWLAKILGVSADKRLRLYNAEEEDD, from the coding sequence ATGGACCAGAGAACCATGCCGATTACCCAGGAAGCCGCGCTGCGCGTTGCCCTGGCTTCCCGCGCCATGCCCAATGTCACCCTGCCGCGGTTGATTGCGCTGTTGCAGAGCCATCTCGGTGAACAAATCGACACCGACAATTTGCGTGCGATCACCGTCACCAACCTGAAAACCGGGCTGGGCAGCATGGATGGCGAGGAAGACGACGAAGACATGGGCATCGGCATCGACGCCATGAAACTCGCCGTGCGCATCTTGTGGGGCGAGGTGCAGGACGACGAAAACCTGCCGCAGGCCGAGCCTTATGCCGACGGCGACATCCCCGATTCGCTGCGCGTCGCCATCGCCTCCGACAGCGGCAACGAGCTGAACGGGCATTTCGGCTCCTGCCTGCGCTACCTCGTCTATCAGGTATCGGCCACGGAAAGCCGTCTGATCGGCGTGCGCAGCGCGCTGGAAGCGGATTTTGCCGAGGACAAGAACCTCTTTCGCTGCCAGTTGATCGGCGACTGCCATGTGCTCTACGTCGTGTCGATCGGCGGGCCGGCGGCGGCCAAGGTGATCCGCGCCGACATTTTCCCGATCAAGCTGCCCAACGGCGGACCGGCGCTGGAAGTCATCGGGCGCTTCCAGCAGGCGCTGGCCGACTCGCCGCCGCCCTGGCTGGCAAAGATCCTCGGCGTCAGCGCCGACAAGCGTCTGCGCCTGTACAACGCGGAGGAAGAAGACGATTAA
- a CDS encoding LysR substrate-binding domain-containing protein, with amino-acid sequence MSRWEGLDEFVAVAECGNFSRAAERLRLSSSHVSRQIALLEERLQARLLYRTTRRVSLTEAGQTFFARCQRLIEERDEAFLSISDLHSAPTGLLRMTAAVAYGERFIVPLVNDFMAQHPALKVEIELTNRTLDMVHEGFDLAIRLGRLTDSSLVATRLAPRAMYLCAAPKYLEKYGRPHTLSELGQHNCLIGTGDSWLFQQDGKEYPFRPSGNWRCNSGQAVLDAALRGFGLCQLPDYYVLDPLRRGDLVALLAANQPPNAAVWAVYPQRRYALPKVRLLVEALKVGLAVCPEYRDAVAS; translated from the coding sequence ATGAGCCGTTGGGAAGGCCTGGATGAATTCGTCGCCGTCGCCGAATGCGGCAATTTCTCGCGTGCTGCCGAGCGTTTGCGCCTGTCGTCATCGCATGTCAGCCGGCAGATCGCGCTGCTCGAAGAACGCCTGCAGGCGCGGCTGCTCTACCGGACGACGCGGCGCGTTTCGCTGACCGAAGCCGGCCAGACTTTCTTCGCGCGCTGCCAGCGCCTGATCGAGGAACGCGACGAAGCCTTCCTGAGCATCAGCGACCTGCACAGCGCGCCGACCGGCCTGCTGCGCATGACCGCGGCGGTGGCCTACGGCGAGCGCTTCATCGTGCCGCTGGTCAATGATTTCATGGCGCAACATCCGGCCCTGAAAGTCGAAATCGAGCTGACCAACCGCACGCTGGACATGGTGCATGAAGGCTTCGACCTCGCCATCCGCCTCGGCCGGCTGACCGATTCCAGCCTGGTCGCGACGCGCCTGGCGCCGCGCGCGATGTATCTGTGCGCCGCGCCAAAATACCTCGAAAAATACGGTCGACCGCATACCTTGTCGGAACTGGGGCAACACAACTGCCTGATCGGCACCGGCGACAGCTGGTTGTTCCAGCAGGACGGCAAGGAATACCCGTTCCGGCCGAGCGGCAACTGGCGCTGCAACAGCGGTCAGGCAGTGCTCGACGCGGCGCTGCGCGGCTTCGGCCTGTGCCAGTTGCCGGATTACTACGTGCTCGATCCGCTGCGGCGTGGCGACCTGGTCGCGCTGCTCGCCGCCAACCAGCCGCCCAACGCCGCCGTCTGGGCGGTCTACCCGCAACGCCGCTATGCCTTGCCGAAAGTGCGCTTGCTGGTCGAGGCGCTGAAAGTCGGGCTGGCGGTTTGCCCGGAGTATCGTGATGCGGTGGCGAGCTAG
- the fghA gene encoding S-formylglutathione hydrolase, which produces MNLENLSCQKLFGGWHKRYRHHSSTLNCAMVFSIYLPPQVEQGEKLPVLYWLSGLSCTDENFMQKAGAQRLAAELGIIIVAPDTSPRGDDVPGDPDGGWDFGHGAGFYLNATQEPYARHYRMHDYVVHELPALIEASFPVSGKRGISGHSMGGHGALVCALRNPGRYQSLSAFAPICNPAAVPWGEKAFTGYLGVDRASWREWDASQLLANAGEKLPMLIDQGDRDQFLAVQLKPEMLQVAALAAGHPLTLRTQAGYDHSYYFIASFIDDHLRHHAQALK; this is translated from the coding sequence ATGAACCTCGAAAACCTCTCCTGCCAGAAGCTGTTCGGCGGCTGGCACAAGCGTTACCGCCATCATTCCAGCACGCTGAACTGCGCCATGGTCTTCTCGATCTACCTGCCGCCGCAGGTCGAACAGGGTGAAAAGCTGCCGGTGCTCTACTGGCTGTCCGGGCTTTCCTGCACCGACGAGAACTTCATGCAGAAGGCCGGCGCCCAGCGCCTGGCGGCCGAACTCGGCATCATCATCGTCGCGCCCGATACCAGCCCGCGCGGTGACGACGTGCCGGGCGATCCGGACGGCGGCTGGGATTTCGGCCACGGCGCCGGCTTCTACCTGAACGCGACGCAGGAACCCTACGCCCGCCACTACCGCATGCACGACTACGTGGTGCATGAACTGCCGGCGCTGATCGAAGCCAGCTTCCCGGTTTCCGGCAAGCGCGGCATCAGCGGCCATTCGATGGGCGGCCACGGCGCCCTGGTCTGCGCCCTGCGCAATCCGGGCCGCTACCAGTCGCTGTCGGCCTTTGCGCCGATCTGCAACCCGGCCGCCGTGCCCTGGGGCGAAAAGGCTTTTACCGGTTATCTCGGCGTCGACCGGGCGAGCTGGCGCGAATGGGATGCCAGCCAGTTGCTGGCCAATGCCGGCGAAAAGCTGCCGATGCTGATCGACCAGGGCGACCGCGACCAGTTCCTCGCCGTTCAGCTCAAGCCGGAAATGCTGCAAGTCGCGGCGCTGGCCGCCGGGCATCCGCTGACGCTGCGCACGCAGGCGGGCTACGACCACAGCTATTACTTCATCGCCAGCTTCATCGACGATCACCTGCGCCACCACGCGCAGGCGCTCAAGTAA
- a CDS encoding S-(hydroxymethyl)glutathione dehydrogenase/class III alcohol dehydrogenase: MSIKSRAAVAFAAGQPLQIVEVDVEAPKAGEVLVRIVASGVCHTDAFTLSGDDPEGLFPAILGHEGGGIVEAIGEGVTSLAVGDHVIPLYTAECGKCKFCLSGKTNLCQAVRATQGKGLMPDGTSRFSYNGQPIYHYMGCSTFSEYTVLPEISLAKIAKDAPLEKVCLLGCGVTTGIGAVLNTAKVEEGATVAVFGLGGIGLAAIIGAKMVKASRIIAIDINPAKFEIAKQLGATDCINPKDFAKPIQDVIVEMTDGGVDYSFECVGNVNLMRAALECCHKGWGESTIIGVAGAGQEISTRPFQLVTGRVWRGSAFGGVKGRTELPGYVAKAQSGEIPLDTFITHTMPLERINEAFDLMHEGKSIRTVIHF, encoded by the coding sequence ATGTCGATCAAGTCCCGCGCCGCCGTTGCCTTTGCCGCCGGCCAGCCCCTGCAGATTGTTGAAGTCGATGTCGAAGCGCCCAAGGCCGGTGAAGTCCTGGTCCGCATCGTCGCTTCCGGCGTCTGCCATACCGATGCCTTCACGCTCTCCGGCGACGATCCGGAAGGTCTCTTCCCGGCCATTCTCGGCCATGAAGGCGGCGGCATTGTCGAGGCGATCGGCGAAGGCGTCACCTCGCTCGCCGTCGGCGACCACGTCATTCCGCTGTACACCGCCGAATGCGGCAAGTGCAAGTTCTGCCTGTCGGGCAAGACCAACCTCTGCCAGGCGGTGCGCGCCACCCAGGGCAAGGGCCTGATGCCGGACGGCACCAGCCGCTTCTCCTACAACGGCCAACCGATCTACCACTACATGGGCTGCTCGACCTTCTCGGAATACACCGTGCTGCCGGAAATCTCGCTGGCCAAAATCGCCAAGGATGCGCCGCTGGAAAAGGTCTGTCTGCTCGGCTGCGGCGTCACCACCGGCATCGGCGCCGTGCTCAACACCGCCAAGGTTGAAGAAGGCGCCACCGTCGCCGTCTTCGGCCTGGGCGGCATCGGTCTGGCGGCGATCATCGGCGCCAAGATGGTCAAGGCCTCGCGCATCATCGCCATCGACATCAACCCCGCCAAATTCGAGATCGCCAAACAACTGGGCGCCACCGACTGCATCAACCCCAAGGATTTCGCCAAGCCGATCCAGGACGTCATCGTCGAGATGACCGACGGCGGCGTCGATTACTCCTTCGAGTGCGTCGGCAACGTGAACCTGATGCGCGCCGCGCTCGAGTGCTGCCACAAAGGCTGGGGCGAATCGACCATCATCGGCGTCGCCGGTGCCGGCCAGGAAATCTCGACGCGTCCTTTCCAGCTCGTCACCGGCCGCGTCTGGCGCGGTTCCGCCTTCGGCGGCGTCAAGGGCCGCACGGAACTGCCGGGCTATGTCGCCAAGGCGCAAAGCGGCGAAATCCCGCTCGATACCTTCATCACGCACACCATGCCGCTCGAACGGATCAACGAAGCCTTCGACCTGATGCACGAAGGCAAGAGCATCCGCACCGTGATTCATTTCTGA